The following proteins come from a genomic window of Diorhabda sublineata isolate icDioSubl1.1 chromosome 7, icDioSubl1.1, whole genome shotgun sequence:
- the LOC130446504 gene encoding uncharacterized protein LOC130446504: protein MNSSILVFFGYFLLVNSLPSNSTADLNIESGNCSNTNPENMVHNAHVHKQAIPFIVRDVSDEWYGDETIYCVRAISLKDKTEGSTAWITDGGVNHSYVSIEMQSGRGKGLEYNITVFAV from the exons atgaattcTTCAATACTGGtcttttttgggtattttctTCTTGTTAATTCACTTCCTTCAAATTCCACGGCTGATTTGAATATTGAGAGTGGTAATTGCTCCAATACCAATCCAGAAAATATGGTACATAACGCCCATGTACATAAACAAGCTATACCTTTTATAGTACGAGACGTTTCC gaCGAATGGTACGGCGACGAAACAATTTACTGCGTCAGGGCTATAAGTCTGAAGGATAAAACGGAAGGTTCCACTGCCTGGATTACGGATGGAGGTGTAAATCATAGTTATGTTTCAATAGAGATGCAATCTGGTAGAGGAAAAGGCTTAGAATATAACATAACAGTGTTTgctgtataa